In Euphorbia lathyris chromosome 2, ddEupLath1.1, whole genome shotgun sequence, the sequence GAAGGCATGAATGAACTGAATttcacatcggaaatggagagacaCGGTGACTGAggtttattagtaagatgtgtatctaatatatgtagatgcgttttaaaaccgtgaaGCCCAAAATATTAGATTTGAACCAAAATGGACAATATTTACATGATGTTGGATTAAAGTGTTATAATTGGTATGAGTTCTAACTCttcacgtacgatgtgtggtttgCGAACGAACCAAGTGGAAGTTGATGGGCCTGTATGAACTGAATTCTACTCGAAAATAGAGGAACACTGACATGTATCTAATATATGTAAATGAATTTTTTGGCTCACAGGTCAAAGATATTAGATTTGTGCTAATACAGATCAAATCTACATAATATTGATCAGAATgacattaaattatttaattttttatataaaaatgtcaCATATCAATTAACTTAAAAAGTATAAATACAGTACGAAAATAAAGATGAATAAAACCTTCATTCCATACAGGCTACAACCAATACAAGATCCACAAAGAGAATAAAATAGggtacaaagagcaataaaagactacaaaaagcaataaaaaccataaaaggtacaaatacaacaaacataGAAATCATATCATTCTCGTAAGTTGAACCCTATTGAAAAACCGCTGTAATACATACTTCATCATTTAGGCTATTCCGGACGTTCGGATCTAAGTCCTTTCTGTTTGTgcaaccacgcagatctatagattTATGGACAAGATAAACTTTTTCCGCTCGTTCTAAGaccaaaaaaagaataaaaaaagaagTATAGCTCACAGGTGTAGATCTGGTGGAAAAAGAAGTTAAAGAAGATATATAGACTTCAAACTAATAAGAACAAgtaaggccttgtttgataacctatttaatcacttaaattaaaatattaaacacttatttcatttaagtgtgtttgataacaATTGTTTcttcaccacttaaattagttaattaagttaaaaatcacttattttgataagtcaaaatatttaacttaacattttaagttaaatattatcaactaatatttttataaaaattaaatcatttaatattttcaccacttataatatttaacacttaaaattcagtgcTTATTTTTTCAACACTTAATTTTAAGTTTGATCAAATAATATCTAAATCTAAAATTAAAAACGAAGACTAAAATATAAATAGAAtgagaaaaaagaaagatacTTTCTCTATTAAATCTGAAAAAGTGACAGTGACAGTAGTGATAGCAGAAATTATCGGATTTGAAAAGAAAAGCAATGAGAAGAAATGACCGGATCTAAATAATACTCCCCCAGTTTTATATTACATGTGTTTTTAAAGAattgtatagaaattaaggatacTACAGAAAAGACATTGTTGCCCCTTAAATATTGattctaatatttatttattctataataagtttattattttaattaatttccataAACTTGCGTTTTATTACAATAAGAAAGATAACttaatcatataaaatgacatataatataaaataaaaaaaatcttctAAAAGGATATGTAATATGAAATAGAGatagtaataaataaattgtttatttctTTATAGACAAGTATATAAATTCATATCGATAgcgaataaataaaaaattattattttgtctTTATTGATTGTCGACACCTAAACTTTAATTTGGTGAGATATTGGGGCATTGAATGAAATCGACACACTTAACGTCACACGTCGTGAAGTCCACATTCAAAATAAAGAAAGTTTAATGTCCGTTTATTAAGAGTATATTTCCATAAATGTTATGTGTCACGATTCCATCAACTAGGATTTTTATTTGAATgtatttttctataaaaaagatatttatttgaatttaattattttggctTAAATgactattaaaaaaattgtgttCCCACCTTTTACCATCTGAATTGGGCTAAAATGAAATGTAAATTAACATCATCTccaatatataattaaaaactcaatcaatttcataggcttttttTCTAGAAATGAAGAGTCAGATCTATATGAACGTTTACTTTCAGCAGCCCCTCATTCGAAGGAGACCAACGAGTAGCAGACGAGCAATGGGCAGGCGAAGGGAGACCGAGTTAAAGAAATAGTTGACATTGATTGAATCTGCACCTTCAAAATTATGATCGCGGTAGAGCAATAGTTGACGGTACTTGAAGCTGTTGTTTAGCACAACAACAAGAAACACACTCCATCCATAATCAACTTTATAATCTTTTTCTCCAAGAACGAGGAGTCAGATCTATGTGATGATGACAAAAAAACTCTTTTGTTTTTATGCGGGAAAACATGATAACACCCATATAGAGAGATGTACTACAACCAGACATAAAGGGAGAAATGataaaaaaactacaaataaaaaagaaactacCAAATCTAACATAGAgatcaataaaaaatttacttaataaaaaaaaagcagaATAAAACAAAGGATGAGCTTATCTTCCGACTAAAAGCTGGAAGAAAACCTTAAAATCTGGATGGAGAAAAGTCTACCGCTTGTGTTATACTACTTTTAAGTATTATTAAAATAGTATATTTATATACTGATAACATTTTacatcttatttattataaagaaaacaacaacaaagaAAAATAGATTCCAATTCCGAATCATATCAAATAGAATGATGATTTCGATTTTGATTCTCTATGAttctgattttaatttcaattttgatttcAAACTTTAAACAAAACACTTTAGGGTTTGCGAAAAAGAGAGagtaaaatataattattgaattgataaaacaaataaagcaaaataaataatatattttctttttttatactTTCTTAAAACTCCAAACCAAATGCCTCATAAGAccctaatattgacaagttAATCAAATTTCGAACATTATTAACAAAGTTTTCTTCTAGATCATGAATCTCATACCACTCTCTATACATGTCATGTTATTATTCATCGGTAACAGATAAAAAATACGAGTATATTATGGTATTCATTAGATGAACAAACAACAAGGAATAAAATCTTATAAGATCCATAATTAAGAAGACTAAAACGGTTgcaaagagaaaagaaatatatactTCTCGTAAATCAAAATCCATggaaaaacaattgaagtcaaatctTCAACACATGTTGAACATTCAGATCTGAATCATTTCTTTTGATGTAACCACATAGATCTATCGATCCACGGACAAGATAAACTATTTCATCTCTTACTAAATccaaaaaatagataaataaaaataataatagagaTCAGATacaatttaaatgaataaaaagatttgaaaaaatatataaacaatgactaaaaagaaaataacaataccaaaaaaaacatataaatttAACTCAGTGGGaagataaaaaaagaaaaatttcattctttcttctaaaatagataatcaaaaaaataaaaaaaaattgaaatttgataGATTATAAATTTTGGATAGAAAAACAGAACTTTCATTCTTCACTTGATGTTCAAAATTTTGGACATACTTTACATTCATAATATTTAAGCCCATtacatttaattattaatttagaaTAGTAAAAAGTATCACaaactctttaatttttttaatttcattatgCGGTTGATGTTTTTTAGAatagagcataaaattaatccaatggtgaaaaccacaccaagtaacggtactttgtaaaaaacaaagtaaccatagcgaatACCATTAaactattaattattaaaaaagcGAATTTATCGTTACTTTCTTTTccctacaaaaaaaattaaaaaaaccaaATTTATACATAAAACTTGATTAATGATTTATTTCATATGCATTTAAAATTTAtagttttaaaataattttttatatctaTAATGTAATTATAGAGAACTTATAAATCTTTTAGTTCAAATTATAAAAACTATCATtttaaatacaaataaaatgaataattcatttttaaactaaactaaatatttaaaattaactaaGTAATGATTTAAAATATGActccaaataaaaatattaatgtgAAAAAGAATGAAACATAACAGTGATTTTTAggatcaaatacatgaatattataattaagtataaaattataattaagtcttatcactaaacttaattcttaatatgttattattctcTATACAATATGATTTtacattataatttaaaaaaatctagactccaattcataaatcacaaACCCTAAAAATATATCctagacttttaatttataaattataatccttaaaatatattaaaattaccgattttactagtttgacataatataaaattataacttgtaaatagtttttagaatatgaatttctgtgtaattttccctgaTTTTTaccatttataattataaaagagaagaattttattaaaatcacAAATTTTTTAGGGGATTACCACCATTTCATGGTGTTGTCAAAAAAATAGACATTTAGGATAATGTTGTTTTTTACCGTCAAAATGGACCATCTAGAAACtgcataaataaataataaaatgctCTTCTTTTCCACTCACTACCCATGAAATTTGAAccaacaaaatatataaaaagaaaaaaaatattttcctcatAATGCCAAGAACTTTTTCTTAATTCTTATTTAATTCACTTTTAATATCCTCctaatattaaaatatgttaGAAGTCTAACAAATGAAGGTCAAATTGATTTGGTTAATTAGCTTAAAATTAATGTAGGTTGTTAATTTTGTCattaacttaatatttttaattaaattaatttagatGGACACATCTTAATACtaaaattagtatatattaactaattatataaaaattattccTTACTGACATGTAAATTTACAGAACCAATAAGTCATTCTAAATAAGTTAGACAAGTTCACAAGACTGTTAGAACTTGTTTGGAtgaagtataattaaaataaggtAATGTAAAGTGAAGTAAGTGACgtgtataaaataaataacttttGTTTTTGAATGAAAGGTAAGTTAAGTGAAGTAAGTtacatataaaattactctCGCATCCTttcatttatataaataaaagggataaaataccaaaatgggcctatggtttttgggttagtatcaatttaggctccatgtacaaaatatcaccaatataagcttaacgtttaaaaataggtaccaatttaggtctcgataacagaacgagacacgtcattgatattactccgttaagttctgtcaattttacgtggagggagaaatcagaacttaacgcaataatatcaatgacgtgtttaatccgttatcgagacctaaattggtacattttttaaaatttagacatatattggtgctattgTGTATgaggagcctaaattgatacttcctcaaaaaccataaccctattttggtatcttatccttaaataaaataaaagaaaagggcaattttggaataaaaatatatatactatgATTCATCTCCAATTAGGGGTGTAAGGAAAATAACTCAAAATTCACCCCCACATATCCTCACTTAATATACTCTTCAATTACACCTCAAAACAAACAAGGTTACCTAATTACACTTACCCTTACATATCTTCAAATAtcatcatccaaacaatctctTAAAGTATAAGGGAGTGTTTTGGCTGTTCATTTTCATGctcatgtttgcattttcattttgaaagagAGAGTTTTTGTTTGGTTATtgatctcatgtttgccttttacatctgacaagtaagagcatctccaacactaACTAGCTATTTGGctctctaaaataaaataaaataaaatattagtttagTCAAATTTATGTTTTGCTCCAACCATGCTAGCTATTTGACtctctatttaattattttatcattaaaagtgattaaattaaaaaaaaaaattagaaaaaagatacaaagaaaaaagagaaagaatgattaaaaaatagaaatagctAGCCAAAGAGACTAGCCAAATTTAGCTAGTGAAAATGACTAGCTATTTATTTTAGAGAGCCATGTCACATTGTTGGAGTGATCACTCTCTAAATGGCTAGCCAAATTCGACAATTTAGAGAGCCATGTCACcatattggagatgctctaaccttttataaaaataaagaatcactgctttttggaaaaacagcattttttaacagcaaacagcaaacgtAGAATCATAAAACTATTGTCTTCATTTGTGATAAGGTTGGATATTTGGTGTACATGAGTCACTCCAAATTAACTATACATTGTTTGACCTTAATAAATGTAAGTTTCATCCTAATTCTTGCAACATATCATTATCACACACTTTCACCTATAAATACATACCTTAGCTCTTCCATTAATCTCACTCACATAATCTTATTGTCTTCAtatataatttagaaaaagattAGAAAAAATGGGAAGTAGAGTGAATGAAGTAAGTTCAGCAATTCCTCCACAAAAGCTATTCAAGATCTTCCTCCTTGATTCTCACATCACCATCCCTAAAATTCTACCCCAAACCATTAAAAGCATTGACATcattgaaggagatggaggccCTGGAAGCATTGTTCAGACTAATTTCGTTGAGGGttagtttctttttctttcattttcaattttcaattatgttttttttttttaaattagttcaAAATTGACATTTGTCGTCATTTGGTCggtggtttttttttattattattgttagaaCCGACTGGACATCAAATCGAATTATAATTGGATCATGGGTCATTTAGTTCAACCAAATGACTCGAATTGATTGGACTGAtgacgtgataaataaataacagcatatataattaattaatttaaaatcatttttataaattataggcATAATACCCATTTGAGTCCCAAAACTAAagattcaaaatcaattaggatttaaaccatcaaaatcatcaatcaggtcaggaactaagtaaaaatcatcaattgagtatCAATCCTAAGCAAAAACCATCGATTGAGTCCTTATCGAAAATTATTCGATTGAACAGTTTTAGAGTCTTTTCCCCAAATCCATTTTGAGCCAACACAGATATCAGTACAgtccatatcaaatagtcacattttctgattttaggataagaTAATGACTCAATATGGACGGTTCCGGACCCAACCAACTAGTCCAGTTTGTTTGGATGTGAAGATATTGTTTTGggtaaaataatttattatttcctACTTTTTTAcataacacactgtttagtcccctattttgaaaaatacattataagGTCCATATCTCTTATCATTATTAACCCTTtggttctttttatttttatttttttatttctgacTGAATATAATTTAGCTTTCAAGACAATCATAATACAATACAGAATGACTATGTTGCTCTGTTATTTTCTGTTGTCtatttatgccaaatataaaagttaaaaatctaaaaaaaacaaacagaaGGACCAGAGCGTTAATAGTGACAAAAATACGAACCTTATaacatatttttcaaaatggagggaataagttgtaaataaattatttatcctattgtttttttatatatctcaATTTTTTGTATGTCAACACATACTAATTACTGTAATATCTAAAGTTTATTTTTAAGCAAATTAAATTTGTTAGTCAAATTGAAgggtatttatatttatttttataactttatctattttttttttatatataaagaatgagATTTAAGTTTGAATATCAATTTAACCTatagttaaaatcaaattagttttaaataacACATGGCAGTATATAATTGGTAATTATTTAAGTTGTGACACTTTTTCATATTGACACGTATCATTTTAAACTGAATTTCGGTTATTGAACTAAATGGATCAAAACATTTACGCAGGATCGGATTATAAGTATGTGAAGAACAAGGTAGAGGTAGTAGACACAGAGAAGTTGATCTACCATTACAGCACAATTGGAGGAGATCCATGGATGGAAGGTCTTGACAAAATATCTTATGAAGTTCAGATTGAAGCTCATGGTGATGGAGGATCCATATGCAAGTCTACTATTAAGTACTTCCCAATAGGAGATGCCAAAATTGACATGGACCAAATCAAGGTTGGTGAAGACCAAGCCATGGCTATGTTTAAGGTTGTTGAGTCCCACATCTTGGCTAACCCTGATGCTTACTAATTAACCAACCATGTTAACTTCTTGGGTGCATTTCATGGCCTAatctatagtttttattcaaaTAAGGATTTGGGCTTTGTGGGTGTGTTTTCTTGTTTTGTAATACTTGATTTTGAGTGAATTAGGGGTGTACGAGGGTCCGTTTGTAACCCTGGACCGTCGGAAATGTGGAAGTGATGGTTCTAGACGGTCCTCCACCTGAAATTAAAGAGGGTTTGTGGGTGCTGTAATTGCATTTTCAGATTCGAGATCCTAGCTCCGCTAACGGAGTTAATGTATAAGCTTATGAAATACGTaataaagtttcttagaattcTGATTAATTTCTCGTTTATTTAGGTGGTTGGTCTTTCCAAGCTTTATTTGGATTTCACACTTTTATGAACGTTTATTCGGTGGATATTTATTATGTGATTCttataaataaaagatttatctCATTGTAAAAAGTACTTTAAATGAAAAGAATTATCTTATGTATCAAATtacacactacaagaaaataataGATCACAAACGGCAATGTTCGTTGGAGATGCTACCGGTGGATCTCAATCCGCTGGTAAAAGGCTCGTAGGAGCAACATACTGAATACGGTTTTCTATTCCGTCGGAAATTAATACCAACCCAACTTagtcaaaaaattctaaatatcgACCAACTATTTTGACCGAAGTTTGGCCAGTGATTATTTCCGACAAACATTTCTTACCAATGTGTCCGTTTGTGATTAGTtctggaaataaaaaaaattagttaatttatttGAATTGAAGGGACCTTTTTGAGAGAACCTGTCCTCATTAAGCGAGTTGACTTATTGTGTTGCTCATAATCTTGTCGAATTTTGTTCGTTTTATTTGGATTTTGCAGTTTTATGAATGTGTATTCAGACTTTCATTatgtaattattataaaaaagtcttaacttattaaaaaaatatttcaaatgaAGAGAATTATTTTACAATCCCTTtacattaataataataaaacagtAATTTCATTGTAATTAATggtttaaatatcaatttgatcAAAGATGAAAACataaattatatcattttatagcATTAGAAATAACATTATTCTTACTCGATAATGATATTTTGTACCTTAtttcaaatattaatatatCAAATTgtatcataaaattaaataacgAGCCAACTAACCTAATTTAGTTCACAAAGTCGCAAAAAAGTTCAATAGAATTCCTATTCCATGAAATAAAGATATGTATACACATGTACATGGTATCGTATCGTATAGACCTCATTTTTTTTCTCGATTCTTATCATTTATTCTACatatattgaatgaaaaatatatatataaaaaaaaactcaattttttttgtcgAGTTTAAAGATATTCTATTtttaaacttattttgaattgcgAAACATTTATTTTATGAACCAATTGATATGTAACTAAttataaaattgctctttaacTCATAACGATAATCCATAATCCTTAAGATTAAGGTTCAAAatggagattttttttttgagattgGACGTGGTTTAATTCTCAGCAGCCCTTCCTAATTGGCAGTTATATATCAGTGGGCTGTGGGCCCATAATACGGCCCAATCCTTTAGAAACTTCAGAAATAATGATcaatataaataataacaatttataaaaaaaaatgataataattatatgataatatttactaattttgtttatgcttatggaaaaaaataatttattgtgtCAGGTCatcaaattaaaacatatatatcatATATTTGTTCACgagaaatattatttatattttttaatatttaaaactccaataaaaaaattaagatcttgaataatttaaaaataaaaaaacactgATTCATCCTTAAAAATTACATCAGAAAACTAATCAGAtattaataatgaaataaaatcaCTAATATTAGAATGTGCGTGCTGAGCAACTTAGTGGATTGCACCATTCACTATACGAGGTATATAAAAGAAACTTTAAAATCTGAATGTTATTGAACAATAGATTTGTAATATTGTATTAAAGTTCGAAATTCAGAAAGATCAATAGAATCAGAGTAAATTTTGTCCACTACCGTCTTAATCCGTCACAAGCTCTACTTTCCTGAAATTCTGAGCTACCATCCATAAGAGACTCGTCCTCATAGCCAAAGCTTCAATTATACGCGATTCTTTCATCCCCTCAATCAAACTGCTACTGCACCAAAGAAAAGCGCCCTCCTCATTACAACCCATAGTCCACACTTTCCCTCCTTAATAAATAACGCCCCATCTATATTACATTTGAGGTAACCCCTTCTTGGCGGTCGCTATGAATGCACCGACTGCTCCACCCCTCGTTTGACTTTAGGAACTGCACGGTATGCCACCCAATCCCTAAAAGCATCCCTCGTGTTATTGATTAAACCCTAgtctttataatttttattaactAAACCCataatctttaattttttacATGCATTTAGCTTTCACCAATAGTTTATTTAACAGAACCGTTAGTGAAGAGCTTAATATGCATGAAATTAAAGTTCAAGGatttaatatggaaaaataaatgatcaaaggTCCAATCCTTAAAACCATAAAAGTTTAAAAGGTTAATTATGTGTTTAAccttttgtaaattatttatcaaatataaATGACATGTTACTTGATATAATACAAAATGACATCATGTTGATGACGCCATGATCACCCTTTTCTGGGATAAAAAGGCCACAAAAAAGAGTGATGTCAAAGCCCATGATTGGATGACGGTCCAAGCCCAGTCGCAAAAAAGCTAGTCCAATCTAGATCTGTCCATGGGTCCAGGTACATGACCGACCCGCCTAGTCCCGTATCTCTTGGACTGGGCTTGGATAATAAAAATTGTTCATAGACCCAGTCCGGTCCAGGCCCGTTAAAGCCCGCCTGCTTTTTGGACGGGcttaggattaataaaaataacacgggctggcccagcccggcccacctattaatatgaattaataaatgtatatatttatatattaaatatttatttttaagtataatatttattttttataattaacaattttatatatatatttacatgtgcttatatgggttgggcttgggatttgatttttaagcccgagcccaaCCCGATCCAAACCCGTCTAAATTAATAGTAGACTGGGCTGTGCTTGGATTGAACATTTTTACCTAAAAACTTGATAGGTCCGGCTCGagcccggcccagcccggcctaTGGACAGGTCTAGTCCAAGCTCATAGCCAATACGTGCGGTTTTGGGATCCAATACTGAAGAGATGCTTCCAGAATCCTACGAGATAAAAGATTTCTCACAGGATTCAGACTCCTTAAGAAATTAGGAATCCTAAATTCATAAGGATTCCTAATAAGATGACACTCTTAATCTAATCgaaacactataaatagacaGATATAAGTACAAGGTTCGGTACATTAACTACTATCTCAAAActtattcttttccttttatttgaTCCTAAATTACAATCTGATTTAAGCATCGGAATGAGTTTGCTGAACTCCGATTCCATCTCACCTACTTCTGTTTTGTAGAAGCGACATCAGACCATAGGAGCTAACAAGTTATCACTACTAATTATACATTATCTTCTCAACCGCCACCAAAAAAGTGTATAGatatgaaattaattttattatatactaTTATGTTCTCAAAAGCCACCACTCTAGAAGTTGTACATTtatgaaattaatcaataaatatttatttctaactATAAATTTTCCCAAAAGGCTTATGAATTCAAACATCTATATCCGGTTTCATAAATCTCTCAAAAAAGAACAAATACCAGAAAGTCAATGTTACACATCAATTTTGGATTACTATGACTAATAAAGGGACCCCTTTTACAGTTTGGGATAAAATAATTAATGGCTCTCAAGAAAATCTTCCAACGTCAATAATTTTTCAATAAATCATATTCAATTCAAGCCTTCTTGACCCAAATACATATTCATTTTGTTGGTCCAAATCCAGGCTAAAAATTATTGAAGGTGATTGAAATTTAGGGTCTGTAAAATCATTTTATTTGGCTAAATTAGGAAGAAAATCTAATGTTTCCGTTTCAGTATCCCTTTCCATGTCAGTCTCATAAAAAGTGGTCCCTTTTTATGGTGTGAGTCCTCCTGGcttacaaaatatattattttaattaaatgagTACTACTTTTTGTGAAAGAGACGTGGAAAAGAACACTGAAATTGGGACAACATATTTTCTTCCGCTAAATTCGTCGAACATGTTTGGTTTTTATAGTTGATGTGATAGTAAAGTGGCAGCCACGTACGTGTCGTACGGAACATCCTAACTACAAAAAAGTTCAAAAACCCACGTAATTATATAACGTGACACTTAGTTCGCATATAATTGATTACCTTTTGTGCTACATGTGCATTCCGGTAAGTTTTAATAAATACATTGTTTAGAATAAGTTtcataagaaaatataaaattcaatgattttattaaaaaaaaatgaatctcACTAATGTTTATGAAACAAAATCGACGGTGTAACTTTAAACCCACAGTTATTTATGATAATTTTTTCCACAGCTTAATCATAGCTAAGACTTCATATCTTTCAATGTTGATGCGTTTAGTAGAAACCGAAACTGAAACCGAACTAGAAGGTGAGGATGTTTGGTTGCTCAATTTTCTACTCATATTTATCCTTTCACTGTGAAAAAAAGAGTTTTAGTTATTTGGTTAGAGATCTCCAATTTGCATTTTATActtgaaaaacagtttttttttacaaaagtagaaaatctttttaaaaaaacaagttttttccaacagcaaacaagcAAACAGTAGATAAACCAAACGAACCAAGTTAAGTATGGCATTTTGGTAAAAAACTCAAGTTCATTTGATAATCCAATTCTATAAATACCATCCTTTAACTCTTTCATTTCTCCACAACTACAATTCATTTCCATACCCTCATTTCTTCAATCCTTAACATCAAATCCCATTAATTAGAACCATGGCTGGTGTTTTGACAATTCATAGAGATATTATAACTGCAGTTCCCGTAGCCACCATGTTCAAGGTTTTCGTCCTTGAATCAGATAAATTTATCCCCAAAATTATCCCTCAAATCACCATTGAAGTTCTCGAAGGTAATGGAGGCCCTGGAACCATCAAGAAGACCTCCTTTGCTGCTGAAGgtaatttcttattttcattTCTGTCAGTAGAGAAAcatctttaaaaaaattatttagtgTACTGGTAAGTTTTGTGGTGAAGCGGTTAGCCTGTTGGTTAAGAGCTTACGAGGGGTGTAGATAGGGAGGCTTGGGGTCCGGGTCCCTCCGGCTGCCGGAACCACCTTGACCTCGGGTAGTTTCGGTCCCTCctgtc encodes:
- the LOC136216939 gene encoding major allergen Pru ar 1-like, whose product is MGSRVNEVSSAIPPQKLFKIFLLDSHITIPKILPQTIKSIDIIEGDGGPGSIVQTNFVEGSDYKYVKNKVEVVDTEKLIYHYSTIGGDPWMEGLDKISYEVQIEAHGDGGSICKSTIKYFPIGDAKIDMDQIKVGEDQAMAMFKVVESHILANPDAY